Proteins encoded within one genomic window of Canis lupus familiaris isolate Mischka breed German Shepherd chromosome 12, alternate assembly UU_Cfam_GSD_1.0, whole genome shotgun sequence:
- the VARS2 gene encoding valine--tRNA ligase, mitochondrial isoform X4 translates to MLRVWSASPPLQTLLMPRSPLASLPSRCWGLGPSQALRRSHPLSTQSEPCRSSLSRRNHEAKQKRQREKQMALEAGITPKGKAPAGSSKAWTPKEVVLYEVPTEPGEKKDVYRLLPPAYSPRYVEAAWYSWWVREGFFKPEYQTRLPQATGETFSMCIPPPNVTGSLHIGHALTVAIQDALVRWHRMRGDQVLWIPGSDHAGIATQAVVEKQLWKERGMRRHELSREKFLREVWKWKDEKGGEISEQLQALGASLDWDRECFTMDAGFSVAVTEAFVRLYEAGLLYRSQQLVNWSCTLRSAISDIEVESRPLPGHTELQLPGCPTPVSFGLLVSVAFPVDGEPDAEVVVGTTRPETLPGDVAVAVHPDDSRYTHLHGRQLRHPLTGQLLPLITDSTVQPHVGTGAVKVTPAHSPADAELGARHGLSPLSVIAEDGTMTSLCGDWLQGLHRFVAREKIISALRERGLFRGLQNHPMVLPICSRSGDVIEYLLKSQWFVRCREMGDRAAQAVESGALELSPSFHQKNWQHWFSHIGDWCVSRQLWWGHRIPAYLVVEEHMKGDGEDCWVVGRTETEARKIAAELTGRSEAELTLQRDPDVLDTWFSSALFPFAALGWPQETPDLARFYPLSLLETGSDLLLFWVGRMVMLGTQLTGQLPFTKVLLHSMVRDGQGRKMSKSLGNVLDPRDIISGVELQVLQEKLKDGNLDSTELAIAAAAQLCRHLPPLLSLWLQRKDFPHGIPECGTDALRFALCSHRALGGDVHLSVSEVLSSRHFCNKIWNALRFILNALGEGFVPQPAEELSPSSPTDAWILSRLAHTAQECERAFLARELPLITHALHHFWLHSLCDVYLEAVKPVLSHSPHPQGPPQVLFSCADVGLRLLAPLMPFLAEELWQRLPPRPGSNSAPSISVAPYPTTHSLEHWRQPALEQHFSQVQEAVQVLRALRATYQLTKARPRVLLQSSEPGELSLFKPFLEPLATLGHCGAVGLLPPGVAAPSGWAQAPLSDTIQVYMELQGLVDPQAHLALLAARRRKLQKQLDGLMAWTPSGGEEETKRQQRLSSLQLELSKLDKAASHLRQLTDACPSPKEL, encoded by the exons ATGCTGCGGGTCTGGAGCGCCTCTCCGCCTTTGCAGACACTCCTGATGCCTCGTTCGCCCTTGGCCTCGCTTCCATCACGGTGCTGGGGGCTCGGGCCCTCTCAGGCCCTCCGCAGGTCCCACCCTCTCTCTACCCAGTCAGAGCCGTGCCGGTCCTCCCTCTCCCGGAGGAACCATGAAGCCAAACAGAAGCGCCAGCGGGAGAAGCAGATGGCGCTGGAGGCTGGGATCACCCCGAAGGGCAAG GCACCTGCAGGATCCAGTAAGGCCTGGACTCCTAAGGAGGTAGTGTTGTATGAAGTCCCCACGGAACCGGGTGAAAAGAAAG ATGTGTAccgcctcctgcctcctgcatACAGTCCTCGCTACGTTGAGGCGGCCTGGTACTCCTGGTGGGTGCGAGAGGGCTTCTTCAAACCGGAGTATCAG ACCAGGCTGCCCCAGGCCACAGGGGAGACGTTTTCCATGTGTATCCCACCTCCCAATGTCACTGGCTCCCTACATATCGGTCATGCACTGACAGTAGCCATACAGGATGCCCTGGTGCGCTG GCACCGGATGCGTGGGGATCAGGTGCTATGGATCCCTGGCTCAGATCATGCAGGAATTGCTACACAA GCTGTGGTGGAGAAGCAACTGTGGAAGGAGCGAGGAATGAGGAGACATGAACTGAGCCGGGAAAAATTCCTTAGGGAGGTGTGGAAGTGGAAGGACGA GAAAGGTGGAGAGATCAGTGAGCAGCTCCAAGCTCTGGGGGCCTCCCTGGACTGGGACCGAGAGTGCTTCACTATGGATGCT GGCTTCTCAGTGGCCGTGACCGAAGCTTTTGTGCGACTCTACGAGGCAGGATTGTTGTACCGGAGCCAGCAGCTTGTCAACTGGTCCTGCACTTTAAGATCAGCCATCTCGGATATTGAg GTGGAGAGCCGGCCCCTGCCTGGCCACACGGAGCTTCAACTGCCTGGCTGCCCCACTCCTGTGTCTTTTGGCCTCCTTGTGTCTGTGGCCTTCCCTGTGGATGGAGAGCCTG ATGCAGAGGTCGTGGTAGGAACTACAAGGCCAGAGACGTTGCCTGGAGACGTTGCTGTGGCTGTTCATCCCGACGACTCCCGATACACA CACCTGCATGGGCGACAGCTTCGTCACCCCTTGACTGGGCAGCTTCTCCCCCTCATCACAGACTCCACTGTTCAGCCACATGTGGGCACAG GGGCAGTGAAGGTGACTCCAGCGCATAGCCCTGCTGATGCTGAGCTGGGGGCCCGACACGGCTTGAGCCCTCTGAGTGTCATCGCGGAGGATGGCACCATGACCTCTCTCTGTGGGGACTGGCTacag GGTCTTCACCGATTTGTGGCCCGGGAAAAAATTATATCTGCGCTGCGGGAGCGGGGCCTGTTCCGGGGCCTCCAGAACCACCCCATGGTGCTTCCTATTTGCAG cCGTTCTGGGGACGTGATAGAATATCTACTGAAGAGCCAGTGGTTTGTCCGCTGCCGGGAGATGGGGGACCGAGCTGCCCAG GCCGTGGAGTCAGGGGCTCTGGAGCTCAGTCCATCCTTCCACCAGAAGAACTGGCAGCACTGGTTTTCCCACATCGG GGACTGGTGTGTCTCCCGGCAGCTGTGGTGGGGCCATCGGATTCCCGCCTACCTGGTTGTAGAGGAGCACATGAAG GGTGATGGAGAAGACTGTTGGGTGGTTGGGCGGACAGAGACCGAGGCCAGAAAAATAGCTGCAGAACTGACTGGGAGATCAGAGGCAGAGCTGACCCTGCAGAGGG ATCCTGATGTCCTGGACACATGGTTCTCTTCggctcttttcccctttgctgcCTTGGGCTGGCCCCAAGAG ACCCCAGACCTTGCTCGTTTCTACCCCCTGTCACTTTTGGAAACAGGCAGTGATCTCCTGTTGTTCTGGGTGGGCCGCATGGTCATGTTGGGGACACAGCTCACAGGGCAGCTCCCCTTCACCAAG GTGCTTCTTCATTCCATGGTTCGGGACGGGCAGGGCCGGAAGATGAGCAAGTCCCTGGGGAATGTATTGGACCCACGAGACATCATCAGTGGGGTGGAACTGCAG GTGCTGCAGGAAAAGCTGAAGGACGGGAACTTGGACTCCACAGAGCTGGCGATTGCGGCTGCGGCACAG CTGTGTAGGCATCTGCCACCCCTCTTATCCCTCTGGTTGCAGAGGAAGGACTTCCCTCATGGGATCCCTGAGTGTGGGACAGATGCCCTGCGATTTGCCCTGTGCTCCCACAGGGCCTTGG GGGGCGATGTACACTTGTCCGTCTCTGAGGTCTTGAGTTCCCGGCATTTCTGCAACAAAATCTGGAATGCCCTGCGTTTTATCCTCAATGCCTTAGGAGAGGGATTTGTACCGCAGCCTGCAGAGGAG CTATCCCCCTCATCCCCCACGGACGCCTGGATCCTGAGCCGTCTGGCCCACACTGCCCAGGAGTGTGAGCGAGCCTTCCTTGCTCGGGAGCTGCCACTCATCACCCATGCCCTCCACCACTTCTGGCTCCACAGCCTCTGTGATGTCTACTTG GAAGCTGTGAAGCCAGTGCTTTCGCACTCGCCCCATCCCCAAGGCCCGCCTCAGGTCCTGTTCTCCTGCGCTGATGTGGGTCTCCGCCTCCTCGCCCCACTGATGCCCTTCCTGGCTGAAGAGCTCTGGCAGAGGCTGCCACCCAGGCCTGGCAGCAACTCTGCCCCTAGCATCTCTGTTGCTCCCTACCCCACCACCCATAGCTTG GAGCACTGGCGCCAGCCTGCGCTGGAACAACACTTCTCTCAGGTCCAGGAGGCTGTGCAGGTACTGAGGGCCCTCCGAGCCACGTACCAGCTCACCAAGGCCCGGCCCCGAG TACTGCTGCAGAGCTCAGAGCCTGGAGAGCTGAGCCTCTTCAAGCCCTTCCTGGAGCCCTTGGCCACACTGGGCCACTGTGGGGCCGTGGGCCTGTTACCCCCAGGTGTAGCGGCACCCTCCGGCTGGGCTCAGGCCCCCCTCAGTGACACCATTCAGGTGTACATGGAGCTACAG GGCCTGGTGGACCCCCAGGCCCATCTGGCTCTGCTAGCTGCCCGAAGACGCAAGTTGCAGAAGCAGCTGGATGGCCTCATGGCCTGGACCCCatcagggggagaggaagagactaAGAGGCAGCAGAGG CTTTCTTCCCTCCAGCTGGAGTTGTCAAAGCTGGACAAGGCAGCCTCTCACCTCCGGCAGCTGACGGATGCATGTCCCAGCCCCAAGGAGCTCTGA
- the VARS2 gene encoding valine--tRNA ligase, mitochondrial isoform X5, translated as MLRVWSASPPLQTLLMPRSPLASLPSRCWGLGPSQALRRSHPLSTQSEPCRSSLSRRNHEAKQKRQREKQMALEAGITPKGKAPAGSSKAWTPKEVVLYEVPTEPGEKKDVYRLLPPAYSPRYVEAAWYSWWVREGFFKPEYQTRLPQATGETFSMCIPPPNVTGSLHIGHALTVAIQDALVRWHRMRGDQVLWIPGSDHAGIATQAVVEKQLWKERGMRRHELSREKFLREVWKWKDEKGGEISEQLQALGASLDWDRECFTMDAGFSVAVTEAFVRLYEAGLLYRSQQLVNWSCTLRSAISDIEVESRPLPGHTELQLPGCPTPVSFGLLVSVAFPVDGEPDAEVVVGTTRPETLPGDVAVAVHPDDSRYTHLHGRQLRHPLTGQLLPLITDSTVQPHVGTGAVKVTPAHSPADAELGARHGLSPLSVIAEDGTMTSLCGDWLQGLHRFVAREKIISALRERGLFRGLQNHPMVLPICSRSGDVIEYLLKSQWFVRCREMGDRAAQAVESGALELSPSFHQKNWQHWFSHIGDWCVSRQLWWGHRIPAYLVVEEHMKGDGEDCWVVGRTETEARKIAAELTGRSEAELTLQRDPDVLDTWFSSALFPFAALGWPQETPDLARFYPLSLLETGSDLLLFWVGRMVMLGTQLTGQLPFTKVLLHSMVRDGQGRKMSKSLGNVLDPRDIISGVELQVLQEKLKDGNLDSTELAIAAAAQRKDFPHGIPECGTDALRFALCSHRALGGDVHLSVSEVLSSRHFCNKIWNALRFILNALGEGFVPQPAEELSPSSPTDAWILSRLAHTAQECERAFLARELPLITHALHHFWLHSLCDVYLEAVKPVLSHSPHPQGPPQVLFSCADVGLRLLAPLMPFLAEELWQRLPPRPGSNSAPSISVAPYPTTHSLEHWRQPALEQHFSQVQEAVQVLRALRATYQLTKARPRVLLQSSEPGELSLFKPFLEPLATLGHCGAVGLLPPGVAAPSGWAQAPLSDTIQVYMELQGLVDPQAHLALLAARRRKLQKQLDGLMAWTPSGGEEETKRQQRLSSLQLELSKLDKAASHLRQLTDACPSPKEL; from the exons ATGCTGCGGGTCTGGAGCGCCTCTCCGCCTTTGCAGACACTCCTGATGCCTCGTTCGCCCTTGGCCTCGCTTCCATCACGGTGCTGGGGGCTCGGGCCCTCTCAGGCCCTCCGCAGGTCCCACCCTCTCTCTACCCAGTCAGAGCCGTGCCGGTCCTCCCTCTCCCGGAGGAACCATGAAGCCAAACAGAAGCGCCAGCGGGAGAAGCAGATGGCGCTGGAGGCTGGGATCACCCCGAAGGGCAAG GCACCTGCAGGATCCAGTAAGGCCTGGACTCCTAAGGAGGTAGTGTTGTATGAAGTCCCCACGGAACCGGGTGAAAAGAAAG ATGTGTAccgcctcctgcctcctgcatACAGTCCTCGCTACGTTGAGGCGGCCTGGTACTCCTGGTGGGTGCGAGAGGGCTTCTTCAAACCGGAGTATCAG ACCAGGCTGCCCCAGGCCACAGGGGAGACGTTTTCCATGTGTATCCCACCTCCCAATGTCACTGGCTCCCTACATATCGGTCATGCACTGACAGTAGCCATACAGGATGCCCTGGTGCGCTG GCACCGGATGCGTGGGGATCAGGTGCTATGGATCCCTGGCTCAGATCATGCAGGAATTGCTACACAA GCTGTGGTGGAGAAGCAACTGTGGAAGGAGCGAGGAATGAGGAGACATGAACTGAGCCGGGAAAAATTCCTTAGGGAGGTGTGGAAGTGGAAGGACGA GAAAGGTGGAGAGATCAGTGAGCAGCTCCAAGCTCTGGGGGCCTCCCTGGACTGGGACCGAGAGTGCTTCACTATGGATGCT GGCTTCTCAGTGGCCGTGACCGAAGCTTTTGTGCGACTCTACGAGGCAGGATTGTTGTACCGGAGCCAGCAGCTTGTCAACTGGTCCTGCACTTTAAGATCAGCCATCTCGGATATTGAg GTGGAGAGCCGGCCCCTGCCTGGCCACACGGAGCTTCAACTGCCTGGCTGCCCCACTCCTGTGTCTTTTGGCCTCCTTGTGTCTGTGGCCTTCCCTGTGGATGGAGAGCCTG ATGCAGAGGTCGTGGTAGGAACTACAAGGCCAGAGACGTTGCCTGGAGACGTTGCTGTGGCTGTTCATCCCGACGACTCCCGATACACA CACCTGCATGGGCGACAGCTTCGTCACCCCTTGACTGGGCAGCTTCTCCCCCTCATCACAGACTCCACTGTTCAGCCACATGTGGGCACAG GGGCAGTGAAGGTGACTCCAGCGCATAGCCCTGCTGATGCTGAGCTGGGGGCCCGACACGGCTTGAGCCCTCTGAGTGTCATCGCGGAGGATGGCACCATGACCTCTCTCTGTGGGGACTGGCTacag GGTCTTCACCGATTTGTGGCCCGGGAAAAAATTATATCTGCGCTGCGGGAGCGGGGCCTGTTCCGGGGCCTCCAGAACCACCCCATGGTGCTTCCTATTTGCAG cCGTTCTGGGGACGTGATAGAATATCTACTGAAGAGCCAGTGGTTTGTCCGCTGCCGGGAGATGGGGGACCGAGCTGCCCAG GCCGTGGAGTCAGGGGCTCTGGAGCTCAGTCCATCCTTCCACCAGAAGAACTGGCAGCACTGGTTTTCCCACATCGG GGACTGGTGTGTCTCCCGGCAGCTGTGGTGGGGCCATCGGATTCCCGCCTACCTGGTTGTAGAGGAGCACATGAAG GGTGATGGAGAAGACTGTTGGGTGGTTGGGCGGACAGAGACCGAGGCCAGAAAAATAGCTGCAGAACTGACTGGGAGATCAGAGGCAGAGCTGACCCTGCAGAGGG ATCCTGATGTCCTGGACACATGGTTCTCTTCggctcttttcccctttgctgcCTTGGGCTGGCCCCAAGAG ACCCCAGACCTTGCTCGTTTCTACCCCCTGTCACTTTTGGAAACAGGCAGTGATCTCCTGTTGTTCTGGGTGGGCCGCATGGTCATGTTGGGGACACAGCTCACAGGGCAGCTCCCCTTCACCAAG GTGCTTCTTCATTCCATGGTTCGGGACGGGCAGGGCCGGAAGATGAGCAAGTCCCTGGGGAATGTATTGGACCCACGAGACATCATCAGTGGGGTGGAACTGCAG GTGCTGCAGGAAAAGCTGAAGGACGGGAACTTGGACTCCACAGAGCTGGCGATTGCGGCTGCGGCACAG AGGAAGGACTTCCCTCATGGGATCCCTGAGTGTGGGACAGATGCCCTGCGATTTGCCCTGTGCTCCCACAGGGCCTTGG GGGGCGATGTACACTTGTCCGTCTCTGAGGTCTTGAGTTCCCGGCATTTCTGCAACAAAATCTGGAATGCCCTGCGTTTTATCCTCAATGCCTTAGGAGAGGGATTTGTACCGCAGCCTGCAGAGGAG CTATCCCCCTCATCCCCCACGGACGCCTGGATCCTGAGCCGTCTGGCCCACACTGCCCAGGAGTGTGAGCGAGCCTTCCTTGCTCGGGAGCTGCCACTCATCACCCATGCCCTCCACCACTTCTGGCTCCACAGCCTCTGTGATGTCTACTTG GAAGCTGTGAAGCCAGTGCTTTCGCACTCGCCCCATCCCCAAGGCCCGCCTCAGGTCCTGTTCTCCTGCGCTGATGTGGGTCTCCGCCTCCTCGCCCCACTGATGCCCTTCCTGGCTGAAGAGCTCTGGCAGAGGCTGCCACCCAGGCCTGGCAGCAACTCTGCCCCTAGCATCTCTGTTGCTCCCTACCCCACCACCCATAGCTTG GAGCACTGGCGCCAGCCTGCGCTGGAACAACACTTCTCTCAGGTCCAGGAGGCTGTGCAGGTACTGAGGGCCCTCCGAGCCACGTACCAGCTCACCAAGGCCCGGCCCCGAG TACTGCTGCAGAGCTCAGAGCCTGGAGAGCTGAGCCTCTTCAAGCCCTTCCTGGAGCCCTTGGCCACACTGGGCCACTGTGGGGCCGTGGGCCTGTTACCCCCAGGTGTAGCGGCACCCTCCGGCTGGGCTCAGGCCCCCCTCAGTGACACCATTCAGGTGTACATGGAGCTACAG GGCCTGGTGGACCCCCAGGCCCATCTGGCTCTGCTAGCTGCCCGAAGACGCAAGTTGCAGAAGCAGCTGGATGGCCTCATGGCCTGGACCCCatcagggggagaggaagagactaAGAGGCAGCAGAGG CTTTCTTCCCTCCAGCTGGAGTTGTCAAAGCTGGACAAGGCAGCCTCTCACCTCCGGCAGCTGACGGATGCATGTCCCAGCCCCAAGGAGCTCTGA
- the VARS2 gene encoding valine--tRNA ligase, mitochondrial isoform X2: MLRVWSASPPLQTLLMPRSPLASLPSRCWGLGPSQALRRSHPLSTQSEPCRSSLSRRNHEAKQKRQREKQMALEAGITPKGKAPAGSSKAWTPKEVVLYEVPTEPGEKKDVYRLLPPAYSPRYVEAAWYSWWVREGFFKPEYQTRLPQATGETFSMCIPPPNVTGSLHIGHALTVAIQDALVRWHRMRGDQVLWIPGSDHAGIATQAVVEKQLWKERGMRRHELSREKFLREVWKWKDEKGGEISEQLQALGASLDWDRECFTMDAGFSVAVTEAFVRLYEAGLLYRSQQLVNWSCTLRSAISDIEVESRPLPGHTELQLPGCPTPVSFGLLVSVAFPVDGEPDAEVVVGTTRPETLPGDVAVAVHPDDSRYTHLHGRQLRHPLTGQLLPLITDSTVQPHVGTGAVKVTPAHSPADAELGARHGLSPLSVIAEDGTMTSLCGDWLQGLHRFVAREKIISALRERGLFRGLQNHPMVLPICSRSGDVIEYLLKSQWFVRCREMGDRAAQMQVRCRKGSSNGLSVQAVESGALELSPSFHQKNWQHWFSHIGDWCVSRQLWWGHRIPAYLVVEEHMKGDGEDCWVVGRTETEARKIAAELTGRSEAELTLQRDPDVLDTWFSSALFPFAALGWPQETPDLARFYPLSLLETGSDLLLFWVGRMVMLGTQLTGQLPFTKVLLHSMVRDGQGRKMSKSLGNVLDPRDIISGVELQVLQEKLKDGNLDSTELAIAAAAQRKDFPHGIPECGTDALRFALCSHRALGGDVHLSVSEVLSSRHFCNKIWNALRFILNALGEGFVPQPAEELSPSSPTDAWILSRLAHTAQECERAFLARELPLITHALHHFWLHSLCDVYLEAVKPVLSHSPHPQGPPQVLFSCADVGLRLLAPLMPFLAEELWQRLPPRPGSNSAPSISVAPYPTTHSLEHWRQPALEQHFSQVQEAVQVLRALRATYQLTKARPRVLLQSSEPGELSLFKPFLEPLATLGHCGAVGLLPPGVAAPSGWAQAPLSDTIQVYMELQGLVDPQAHLALLAARRRKLQKQLDGLMAWTPSGGEEETKRQQRLSSLQLELSKLDKAASHLRQLTDACPSPKEL, translated from the exons ATGCTGCGGGTCTGGAGCGCCTCTCCGCCTTTGCAGACACTCCTGATGCCTCGTTCGCCCTTGGCCTCGCTTCCATCACGGTGCTGGGGGCTCGGGCCCTCTCAGGCCCTCCGCAGGTCCCACCCTCTCTCTACCCAGTCAGAGCCGTGCCGGTCCTCCCTCTCCCGGAGGAACCATGAAGCCAAACAGAAGCGCCAGCGGGAGAAGCAGATGGCGCTGGAGGCTGGGATCACCCCGAAGGGCAAG GCACCTGCAGGATCCAGTAAGGCCTGGACTCCTAAGGAGGTAGTGTTGTATGAAGTCCCCACGGAACCGGGTGAAAAGAAAG ATGTGTAccgcctcctgcctcctgcatACAGTCCTCGCTACGTTGAGGCGGCCTGGTACTCCTGGTGGGTGCGAGAGGGCTTCTTCAAACCGGAGTATCAG ACCAGGCTGCCCCAGGCCACAGGGGAGACGTTTTCCATGTGTATCCCACCTCCCAATGTCACTGGCTCCCTACATATCGGTCATGCACTGACAGTAGCCATACAGGATGCCCTGGTGCGCTG GCACCGGATGCGTGGGGATCAGGTGCTATGGATCCCTGGCTCAGATCATGCAGGAATTGCTACACAA GCTGTGGTGGAGAAGCAACTGTGGAAGGAGCGAGGAATGAGGAGACATGAACTGAGCCGGGAAAAATTCCTTAGGGAGGTGTGGAAGTGGAAGGACGA GAAAGGTGGAGAGATCAGTGAGCAGCTCCAAGCTCTGGGGGCCTCCCTGGACTGGGACCGAGAGTGCTTCACTATGGATGCT GGCTTCTCAGTGGCCGTGACCGAAGCTTTTGTGCGACTCTACGAGGCAGGATTGTTGTACCGGAGCCAGCAGCTTGTCAACTGGTCCTGCACTTTAAGATCAGCCATCTCGGATATTGAg GTGGAGAGCCGGCCCCTGCCTGGCCACACGGAGCTTCAACTGCCTGGCTGCCCCACTCCTGTGTCTTTTGGCCTCCTTGTGTCTGTGGCCTTCCCTGTGGATGGAGAGCCTG ATGCAGAGGTCGTGGTAGGAACTACAAGGCCAGAGACGTTGCCTGGAGACGTTGCTGTGGCTGTTCATCCCGACGACTCCCGATACACA CACCTGCATGGGCGACAGCTTCGTCACCCCTTGACTGGGCAGCTTCTCCCCCTCATCACAGACTCCACTGTTCAGCCACATGTGGGCACAG GGGCAGTGAAGGTGACTCCAGCGCATAGCCCTGCTGATGCTGAGCTGGGGGCCCGACACGGCTTGAGCCCTCTGAGTGTCATCGCGGAGGATGGCACCATGACCTCTCTCTGTGGGGACTGGCTacag GGTCTTCACCGATTTGTGGCCCGGGAAAAAATTATATCTGCGCTGCGGGAGCGGGGCCTGTTCCGGGGCCTCCAGAACCACCCCATGGTGCTTCCTATTTGCAG cCGTTCTGGGGACGTGATAGAATATCTACTGAAGAGCCAGTGGTTTGTCCGCTGCCGGGAGATGGGGGACCGAGCTGCCCAG ATGCAAGTGAGGTGCAGGAAGGGAAGCTCTAACGGCCTTTCTGTTCAGGCCGTGGAGTCAGGGGCTCTGGAGCTCAGTCCATCCTTCCACCAGAAGAACTGGCAGCACTGGTTTTCCCACATCGG GGACTGGTGTGTCTCCCGGCAGCTGTGGTGGGGCCATCGGATTCCCGCCTACCTGGTTGTAGAGGAGCACATGAAG GGTGATGGAGAAGACTGTTGGGTGGTTGGGCGGACAGAGACCGAGGCCAGAAAAATAGCTGCAGAACTGACTGGGAGATCAGAGGCAGAGCTGACCCTGCAGAGGG ATCCTGATGTCCTGGACACATGGTTCTCTTCggctcttttcccctttgctgcCTTGGGCTGGCCCCAAGAG ACCCCAGACCTTGCTCGTTTCTACCCCCTGTCACTTTTGGAAACAGGCAGTGATCTCCTGTTGTTCTGGGTGGGCCGCATGGTCATGTTGGGGACACAGCTCACAGGGCAGCTCCCCTTCACCAAG GTGCTTCTTCATTCCATGGTTCGGGACGGGCAGGGCCGGAAGATGAGCAAGTCCCTGGGGAATGTATTGGACCCACGAGACATCATCAGTGGGGTGGAACTGCAG GTGCTGCAGGAAAAGCTGAAGGACGGGAACTTGGACTCCACAGAGCTGGCGATTGCGGCTGCGGCACAG AGGAAGGACTTCCCTCATGGGATCCCTGAGTGTGGGACAGATGCCCTGCGATTTGCCCTGTGCTCCCACAGGGCCTTGG GGGGCGATGTACACTTGTCCGTCTCTGAGGTCTTGAGTTCCCGGCATTTCTGCAACAAAATCTGGAATGCCCTGCGTTTTATCCTCAATGCCTTAGGAGAGGGATTTGTACCGCAGCCTGCAGAGGAG CTATCCCCCTCATCCCCCACGGACGCCTGGATCCTGAGCCGTCTGGCCCACACTGCCCAGGAGTGTGAGCGAGCCTTCCTTGCTCGGGAGCTGCCACTCATCACCCATGCCCTCCACCACTTCTGGCTCCACAGCCTCTGTGATGTCTACTTG GAAGCTGTGAAGCCAGTGCTTTCGCACTCGCCCCATCCCCAAGGCCCGCCTCAGGTCCTGTTCTCCTGCGCTGATGTGGGTCTCCGCCTCCTCGCCCCACTGATGCCCTTCCTGGCTGAAGAGCTCTGGCAGAGGCTGCCACCCAGGCCTGGCAGCAACTCTGCCCCTAGCATCTCTGTTGCTCCCTACCCCACCACCCATAGCTTG GAGCACTGGCGCCAGCCTGCGCTGGAACAACACTTCTCTCAGGTCCAGGAGGCTGTGCAGGTACTGAGGGCCCTCCGAGCCACGTACCAGCTCACCAAGGCCCGGCCCCGAG TACTGCTGCAGAGCTCAGAGCCTGGAGAGCTGAGCCTCTTCAAGCCCTTCCTGGAGCCCTTGGCCACACTGGGCCACTGTGGGGCCGTGGGCCTGTTACCCCCAGGTGTAGCGGCACCCTCCGGCTGGGCTCAGGCCCCCCTCAGTGACACCATTCAGGTGTACATGGAGCTACAG GGCCTGGTGGACCCCCAGGCCCATCTGGCTCTGCTAGCTGCCCGAAGACGCAAGTTGCAGAAGCAGCTGGATGGCCTCATGGCCTGGACCCCatcagggggagaggaagagactaAGAGGCAGCAGAGG CTTTCTTCCCTCCAGCTGGAGTTGTCAAAGCTGGACAAGGCAGCCTCTCACCTCCGGCAGCTGACGGATGCATGTCCCAGCCCCAAGGAGCTCTGA